The proteins below come from a single Oscillospiraceae bacterium genomic window:
- the purE gene encoding 5-(carboxyamino)imidazole ribonucleotide mutase — MKKVAIIMGSDSDWPVVKSACTVLKEFGVPYEAHILSAHRTPEAAAAFAKSARANGYGVILCAAGMAAHLAGAFAANTTLPVVGIPMKGGAMDGLDALLATVQMPSGFPVATVALNGAKNAAYLAVAILAVADDALADKLDAFRADTAAAIAKKDAAIAAEAAAL, encoded by the coding sequence ATGAAAAAAGTTGCGATCATCATGGGCTCTGACAGTGATTGGCCGGTAGTCAAGTCCGCCTGCACGGTACTGAAGGAATTCGGCGTGCCGTATGAGGCCCATATTCTTTCCGCCCACCGCACGCCGGAGGCTGCCGCCGCCTTTGCGAAGTCGGCCCGCGCCAACGGGTACGGCGTCATCCTGTGCGCAGCCGGTATGGCTGCCCATCTGGCCGGGGCCTTTGCCGCCAACACCACGCTGCCCGTTGTGGGCATCCCGATGAAGGGCGGTGCCATGGACGGTCTGGATGCCCTGCTGGCCACCGTGCAGATGCCCAGCGGGTTCCCCGTTGCGACCGTGGCGCTGAACGGTGCCAAAAATGCAGCTTATCTGGCTGTGGCGATCCTCGCCGTGGCTGATGACGCGCTGGCTGATAAGCTGGATGCGTTCCGGGCTGACACCGCCGCCGCCATTGCAAAAAAGGACGCAGCCATCGCCGCTGAGGCCGCCGCGCTGTAA
- the spo0A gene encoding sporulation transcription factor Spo0A, whose translation MEKIKFVMTDTDPQVSALCRHVLEEKGVSVTICEKNGAKALETLLTIHPQAVLLDAFMPDLDAITVKQRYEAQNTSSTRTTFFVTGAFQSEEIEQELLDSGFSFFFVKPFDETVLVSRVLKAAGNTARPQLTSLDSDELTVTEILHQIGVPAHIKGYQFLRDAILLTIADHGYINAVTKRLYPEIAKRNMTTASRVERAIRHAIEVAWDRGDVDTLNSYFGYTIHNLRGKPTNSEFIAMISDKIRLDKKRHA comes from the coding sequence CACGGACCCGCAGGTGTCTGCACTTTGCCGCCATGTTCTGGAGGAAAAGGGCGTCTCAGTGACCATCTGCGAAAAGAACGGTGCCAAAGCGCTGGAGACCCTGCTGACGATCCATCCGCAGGCTGTGCTGCTGGATGCCTTTATGCCGGACTTGGACGCCATCACTGTCAAGCAGCGCTACGAGGCTCAGAACACCAGCAGCACCCGCACGACCTTCTTCGTTACCGGGGCCTTCCAGAGCGAGGAGATCGAGCAGGAGCTGCTGGACAGCGGATTTTCGTTCTTCTTCGTCAAGCCGTTTGACGAGACCGTGCTGGTCAGCCGTGTGCTGAAGGCGGCAGGCAACACAGCCCGCCCGCAGCTTACCTCGCTCGACAGTGACGAGCTGACGGTCACCGAGATTCTGCACCAGATCGGTGTGCCGGCCCACATCAAGGGCTATCAGTTCCTGCGCGATGCCATCCTGCTGACCATCGCGGACCACGGCTACATCAATGCCGTCACAAAACGCCTTTATCCGGAGATTGCCAAGCGCAACATGACCACCGCCAGCCGCGTGGAGCGTGCCATCCGCCACGCCATTGAGGTAGCATGGGATCGCGGTGATGTAGACACGCTGAACAGCTACTTCGGCTATACGATCCACAATCTCCGCGGCAAGCCCACGAACTCAGAATTTATTGCCATGATCTCGGACAAGATCCGTCTGGATAAAAAGCGCCACGCATAA